One window of the Camarhynchus parvulus chromosome 24, STF_HiC, whole genome shotgun sequence genome contains the following:
- the LOC115912984 gene encoding olfactory receptor 14J1-like gives SLLGNGLIISAVACGHHLHTPMFFFLLNLALSDLGSICTTVFFISAEYYVLAVMCYNSCVSICKPLHYRTFLGSRAYAHMAAAAWASGFLAALLHTANTFSLPLCQGNVLGQLFCEIPQIFKLSCSQSYLRKNRISVVGVCLSFGCFVFIVFSYVLIFRAVLRIPAEQGWQKAFFICLPHLAIVSVFLSTAAFAYLKPHSNSFPSLDLVVSILYSAVPLALKPLIYSLRNQELKDALEKLMKVSSEAINSLFC, from the exons tccctcctgggcaacggcctcatcatcagcgccgtagcctgcggccaccacctgcacacgcccatgttcttcttcctgctcaacctggccctcagcgacctgggctccatctgcaccactgtc tttttcatttcagcagagTATTACGTCCTCGCTGTCATGTGCTACAACAGCTGTgtgtccatctgcaaacccctgcactacagaaccttcctgggcagcagagcttatgcccacatggcagcagctgcctgggccagtggCTTCCTTGCTGCTTTGCTGCACACAGCCAATACATTTTCTCTGCCCCTGTGCCAAGGTAATGTCCTGGGTCAGTTattctgtgaaatcccacagatcttcaagctctcctgctcacaGTCCTACctcagaaaaaacagaatttctgtggTTGGTGTCTGTTTAtcttttgggtgttttgttttcattgttttctcctatgtgcTGATCTTCAGGGCAGTCCTGAGGatccctgctgagcagggatggcaaaaagcctttttcatatgcctccctcacctggccaTTGTTTCCGTgttcctcagcactgcagcatttgCCTACCTGAAACCCCACTCAAactccttcccatccctggatctTGTGGTGTCAATTCTGTACTCAGCAGTGCCTCTAGCACTGAAGCCCCTCATTtacagcctgaggaaccaggagctcaaggATGCCCTGGAAAAACTGATGAAGGTATCTTCAGAAGCAATAAACTCTCTTTTCTGCTAG